The window GCAAAATCAGTTAGGCATTGCGGGGTGTTTTGCTGTGGATAGCAGAGGATTGAGTGGAGGTATTGGTCTGTTTTGGTCAGTTGACATTCGAGTCGAGCTCAAAAACTATAGTTCTGGCCACATTGATGTAGGGGTGCAGAAGGTGGAAGGAAGATCAGATAAGTGGAGGTTCACTGGGTTCTGCGATGCACCAAAGGTGGAGGATCGCTATCAGAGTTGGTGTTTTCTCCAAACCCTGTTCGCGATACAACATTCAGCATGGATTTGTGTTGGCGACTTTAATGAAACTCTGTATGGGTCAGAGCATTTCTTGTGAGCCGCTCGGCCTGAATGGTAAATGCGGGCGTTTAGAGAAGTTACGGAAGAATGTATGTGGCAGGATCTTGGATGGTCAGGAACAGAATACACATGGGATAATGGACAGCCAGGACATGCAAATGTGAAGGCTCAGATTGATAGAGCTTTTGGCAATCCAGAGCTGCTTAATATGTTTGCTTATGCTCACGTTAGGCACATCAGCACAACAGAATCTGATCGCTGTTTTGTCAAAGTGGATTTATGTGAATATGTGGCCGAGGGGCGTTCTAGAGCAAACAAACAGTTTCGCTATGAAGATATGTGGCAGTGCCATGCCGATTACGATCAGGTAGTAAATGAAAATTGGCAGACGGGATCTAGCCGGCAGGGGCTTAGTGGTGTTCTTCAGGCACTCTCTTCAATGCAATCAACGCTTTCTGAATGGGGTGCTGCTGAGTTGGGTGTTTGGCACGTAAAATTCGTAAACTGCGTTCCAGGCTTGAGAAATTGCGTGGCCAATCTATAGGTCGAGGGACCTCTATTGAGGAGATATAAGTTGCAAGACAACTCAAAGAGGACCTGCGACAGGAGGAGATCTTCTTGAAGCAGCGGTCAAGAGTGCTATGGTTAAGGCAGGGAGACCAAAACACGAAATACTTCCAGCTGCAAGCTACTCAATGGAAGAGGTTGAACAAGATTGATAATCTTGTGCGCGATGATGGCACCATATGTCGGACGAGGGAGGAAAATTGTACAGTGGTACAAGCGTTCTTTCAAGATCTATACACATCCCAAGGGCACCGACCAATGGATGAGCTTACACAATTAGTCCCTCAACGGGTTATGGCTGATATGAATGAAATACTTGATAGGCCATACACGACAGAGGAGGTGAGAGTGACATTATTTCAGATGGCACCATCGAAGGCCCTGGGGGTGGATGGATTTACGGCGGGTTTCTTCCAACGGCATTGGAATTTGATCAAGGATGACATCATCCATGCCGTGTTGGACTTTCTTCATGGGGGCGAGCTACCAGTGGGGATGAACAACACAACTATAACACTTATTCCCAAGGTGAGACACCCCCAGCGCATTAATCAATATAGACCGATCTCTCTTTGTCCTGCACTTTACAAGATTGCAGCCAAGTGTATAGCAAACAGATTGAGGATCTTTTTGGACGACATCATAGGGGAGAACAAAGTGCTTTCGTCCCAGGTCGCCTGATTACGGATAACATCCTTATTTCCTATGAGAGTGTCCATGCGATGAGAAAGAGGAGGAAAGGAAAGAACAGTGTGTGTGTAGTGAAGCTagatatgatgaaagcctatgacCGTGTTGAGTGGCATTATATAGGAACTATTATGGCATGTCTTGGCTTCAATACGTCCTTCATTCGACTCATCTTAAAGTGTGTTTCTTCGGTGAGGTTTGCTATCCGTGTGAATGGGGAGCTCTTACCGTTCTTTTCCCCTTCTAGGGGGCTAAGGCAAGGGGACCCGGCATCGCCATATCTGTTCCTGTTATGTGCAGAGGGATTTACTACCTTGCTTAATAACTTTCGAAGACCGTATGTGGACAAAGGTATAAGGGTGAGTGTGAATTCACCCTGGATCAATCACTTGCTTTTTGCGGACAATAGCTTGATATTAATGCAAGCAAAACAGCAGAGTGTGCGGCGTTTGAATGACATTCTCAGAATTTATGGTGATTGTTCGGGTCAGTGTGTGAACAGAGAGAAGAGCTCCATATTTTTCAGCCCAAACACCTCTGACATAGATCGCCaagcaatgacgagattgatgggcaTTACTGTAGAAGAGTTTAATGAGAGATATCTTGGTCTTCCGACAGCAGTAGGTCGCGTCACAAGTGGGACGTTTGATCATATAGGGGAGCGAATTAGAAGCAAATTAAATGGCGGATCAGAGAGACTCGTTTCCTGTGCTGCGAGGGAGGTTCGATTGAAATCAGTCATACATGCCATACCAACTTTCTCTATGAGCTGTTTTAAATTGTCGAAGAAAGTCTATAAGGGGATTTCATCTAGTATGGCAAAATATTGGTGGAGTAGTTCTCTCGACCGGTGCTCTCTGCACTGGGTTGATTGGCAAACACTTGCATCACCGAAGGTACAAGGCGGGATGGGTTTTCGGAATCTTGAGATGTTTAATTTAGCCGTGCTAGGTAAGCATGGATGGAGATTGGTCACAAGCCCAGACTCTCTCTGTGGTCGGGTGTTGAAGGGGAAGTATTTCCCTCTCACGGACTTTATGCATGCCACTGTACCAAATAACGCCTTGGCTACCTAGCGTGCTATTATAGCAGGAAGGGAGGCGCTCAAAGTTGGTTTGATCGGGCGAATTGGGGATGGTTCCTCGGTGTCGATCTGGAATGATACTTGGATCCAAGGGAAGCTTTCCATGAAGCCATCTATGCAGGTTGGAAATGACACACTACACACAGTCTCCGATCTCATTGACAACGACTCTTGGTTATGGAAGATGGAAATTGTCAGGAGGAATTTTATCGCTCCCGATGCTGATGCTATATTGAACATACCATTGCGGCAAGGGGGAGGTGAGGACTTCTGGGCATGGGCGTGGGAGAAGACGGGTGTCTATACTATAAAATCTGCGTATCGGGCTCTTATGACTCGCAACGAGCACTCAGCTCTAGAGGAAGGGGTGACGACGGGCACTTCAGAGACAGAGAAGCAGTTATGGACAAGGTTGTGGAAGCTAAAGGTGGTGCCTAAAGTTCGTGTGTTCTGGTGGCAAGTTCTACGGGGCATTCTTCCTGTGGAGCGAACACTGCAGCACAAACACATTGTCACCATGGCTAGATGTACAGTCTACCTAGCTGCAAATGAGGACTTGATGCATGCGCTGATAAAGTGCACTCATGCAAAGAGATTCTAGGGGGAAGCGAGAGAATGGCTACAAGTGAAACTTGCTGATCTCCACCCAGAAACATGGGCGAAGGATATTCTTTGCGACCCAAGGTTTCAAGAAGCTGACAGGGCAAAAATTGTTACTGTGATGTGGGCGATTTGGACTTCCAGAAACGACATAACACATGATAAGGAAAGCTCAAGCCTAGTCCAGTTTTTGAGATCGATCAAGGTTGCTTTGGCAGTGCTAGAACTTCCTATGGAGCACACCAAAGTCCTGACCGGCTATGGTTGGAGACCGCCTGAGGGTTATTTGATTAAAATCAACACTGATGCAGGTATCTCCCGTGAGGAATGTAAAGGGGGTGCAGGAGGGATCACCCGGTCTTCGACTGCCTTCCTTGCGGCCTGGAGCAAGCCTTACCCCGGAGTGACAGATCCATTGGTAGCAGAAGCTTTGACTCTGCGTGATGGTGTTCTTTTTGCTCGTCTCCGAGGCTTCCTGCGAGTTGTTCTGGAGGTTGACTGCAAGGATGTAGACGACCTGTGGGCTTCGCACACTTTTTCGCGCTCGATGATAGCGTCCGTTCTACTGGAGATAGAAGAACTAGCATTATCTTTTTAGTCTTTTGTTATTTAACATGTATCTAGAAAAGCCAATACTTCAGCCCACTTTTGTGCCAAGTTTGCTTGCACGTTAGGGGTTACAAGTTGCTGGATGGACTCCCCTCCTAGTTTTTTCATGACTAGCATTATGGCTCATCATGCAGGAGCTAGAGATGATTGAATAAAGTTTTTATTTCCCCGCCAAAAAAAGAAGTCTAGCCATGCCAAAACACAACACGCCGCACCCAAACTGAACCGAATACTGGTTCCGCGCGCAGCTCCTATTCCGACAGTTGCTGCTTTATAGGGATCCGAACGACCCGGCCCGAACACAACAGTACAACCATCAAAATTGTCCCAAGACTGACAGCAACTCAAGCTCACAAAGCCGCCGCCAACGAAAAAGATAGGGCAGAGAGTAGAGACTCGATTCAGACCGATGTCGACAGAACAATACGGCGGCGGCTGGATTCTTCGGATCGGCAGATCACGCCGCCGCCGGCGCAGCTGCCGGACGACCTGATCCACTACAGCATCCTCGCACGCCTCCCCTTCCGGCTGCTCCTCCGCCTCGCCCCCGTCTGCAAGGCGTGGCGCCACCTCATCCTCCACGACCCCGTCTTCGCCCGCGTGCAGGCGCAGTGCCCCTCGCCGGCCTCCGGCGTCCTCGCCCGCTTCCACCAGGGCCGGCTCGAGGTCCTCACCCCCGGAGCCGCGgccgccaccgtcgccccgccggacGCCGGCCTCTCCTTCTTGCCCGTCGTCGACGCGCACCGGCAGCACCTCCGGCTCTGCTCCACCACGAGCGGCCTTCTTCTGGTCACCACCGGCAGCACCTTCTGGGTCGTCAACCCCGCGACCCGCGCGTTCCATGAGATCCCCTACGCCGGCGAGCGCGCCTTCAGGGCGTGCCTCGCGTACGACCCGGCGACGGCGCACCAGGAAAGCTACCACCTCGTCGTCCCCGCCCGGGTAAACATGGAGCTGTGGAGGTTCTGGATCTTCTCCTTCTCGTCGCTCCCGCGCGGATGGCGCGCGTCGTGGGCGACCGTGCGGATGCCGCCGTACGGCGGTGTGCAGCCCAAGGCTTTACAACTGGGCGGGCTCTCGTACTGGCTTTGCAACCGGGGCGACGTGCTCTGGTACAACTACGGCGCCGACGCGGCGGgcaagctgccgccgccgccgcatgggAAGAAGAGGCCGTCCTCCCTGGTCG is drawn from Triticum dicoccoides isolate Atlit2015 ecotype Zavitan chromosome 6B, WEW_v2.0, whole genome shotgun sequence and contains these coding sequences:
- the LOC119320922 gene encoding uncharacterized protein LOC119320922; translation: MATSSDQHGGKEPMSPRAARAKLAEALGKLDIMEEEATPLVLDDREDGAPAKWMLAVKLNLQINGIVIVYGRDRHGMFDRLQLWARVVNLPFNLQDDKWSAAIAKQIDKQATHVSFDHVNGYLRARVTIDVSKPLRRWILIESARRKCSDLYDIQYKNSISCEPLGLNGKCGRLEKLRKNVCGRILDATQAHKAAANEKDRAESRDSIQTDVDRTIRRRLDSSDRQITPPPAQLPDDLIHYSILARLPFRLLLRLAPVCKAWRHLILHDPVFARVQAQCPSPASGVLARFHQGRLEVLTPGAAAATVAPPDAGLSFLPVVDAHRQHLRLCSTTSGLLLVTTGSTFWVVNPATRAFHEIPYAGERAFRACLAYDPATAHQESYHLVVPARVNMELWRFWIFSFSSLPRGWRASWATVRMPPYGGVQPKALQLGGLSYWLCNRGDVLWYNYGADAAGKLPPPPHGKKRPSSLVDGGGYMEGSRELVAWRGRIAMVSASPTLLAVWALSSSPSSGNASLTRWEMVHRRSWDEIPGMAPPASRFLWSVVPAGVDVGAEVLGLAVRIGYRQRRGHGVGGGVDNENVWRREVLRYDMRTDATATVAELVGREKHDDFVVFGYHSSMAPLY